One uncultured Alphaproteobacteria bacterium genomic region harbors:
- the fusA gene encoding protein chain elongation factor EF-G, GTP-binding (Evidence 2a : Function of homologous gene experimentally demonstrated in an other organism; Product type f : factor) — protein MPRQTPLADYRNIGIMAHIDAGKTTTTERILYYTGRSHKIGEVHDGAATMDWMEQEQERGITITSAATTCFWKNHRINIIDTPGHVDFTIEVERSLRVLDGAVAVFDSVAGVEPQSETVWRQADKYHVPRICFVNKMDRMGANFFRCVDMIVDRLGATPLVMHLPIGSEADYKGLIDLVLMKAVIWHDENLGAEYDYIDIPAEYAEQAAEYREKLLETAVEVDDAAMEAYLEGNEPDEATLKACIRKGTVGMKFVPVLCGSSFKNKGVQPLLDAVVDYMPSPLDVASIKGVAMDGETPIERHSSDDEPFAGLAFKIMNDPFVGSLTFVRVYSGKLESGSYVQNTVKDKRERIGRMLQMHANNREEVKEAWAGDIIALVGLKDTTTGDTLCVTSDPVILERMEFPDPVIEVAVEPKTKADMEKMGLALARLAAEDPSFRVTTDQESGQTVIKGMGELHLEIIVDRMRREFKVEANVGAPQVAYRETISKTYEIDYTHKKQSGGSGQYARVKIVFAPGEPGSGFVFESKVVGGSVPKEYVPGVEKGLTNSLDNGVIAGFPVTDFSATLVDGAYHDVDSSVLAFEIAARAAFREGIAKAGPKLLEPIMNVEVVTPEEYMGDIIGDLNSRRGQVNGMDSRGIARVVTAHVPLANMFGYVNTLRSMSQGRAQYTMIFDHYQDVPSNVADEIREKMAG, from the coding sequence ATGCCACGCCAGACCCCGCTTGCAGACTACCGCAACATCGGCATCATGGCCCACATCGATGCCGGCAAGACGACGACCACGGAGCGCATCCTCTATTACACCGGCCGGTCCCACAAGATCGGCGAGGTGCACGACGGCGCTGCGACCATGGATTGGATGGAACAGGAGCAGGAGCGGGGTATCACCATTACCTCCGCGGCGACCACCTGTTTCTGGAAGAACCATCGCATCAACATCATCGACACCCCCGGCCACGTCGATTTCACCATCGAAGTGGAGCGTTCGCTCCGCGTTCTCGACGGTGCGGTCGCGGTGTTCGACTCGGTGGCCGGCGTCGAGCCGCAGTCCGAGACGGTGTGGCGGCAGGCGGACAAGTACCACGTTCCGCGCATCTGCTTCGTCAACAAGATGGACCGCATGGGCGCGAACTTCTTCCGTTGCGTCGACATGATCGTCGACCGCCTCGGCGCGACCCCGCTGGTGATGCATCTGCCGATCGGCTCCGAGGCCGACTACAAGGGCCTCATCGACCTGGTGCTGATGAAGGCGGTGATCTGGCACGACGAGAACCTCGGCGCCGAGTACGACTACATCGACATTCCGGCCGAGTACGCCGAGCAGGCCGCGGAATATCGCGAGAAGCTGCTCGAGACCGCCGTCGAGGTCGACGACGCCGCGATGGAAGCCTACCTCGAAGGCAACGAGCCCGACGAGGCGACTCTCAAGGCGTGCATCCGCAAGGGCACCGTCGGCATGAAGTTCGTGCCGGTGCTGTGCGGCTCCTCGTTCAAGAACAAGGGCGTCCAGCCGCTTCTCGACGCGGTGGTGGACTACATGCCGAGCCCGCTCGACGTGGCCTCGATCAAGGGCGTGGCGATGGACGGCGAGACCCCGATCGAGCGTCACTCGTCGGACGACGAGCCGTTCGCCGGCCTCGCGTTCAAGATCATGAACGACCCCTTCGTCGGGTCGCTCACCTTCGTGCGCGTCTACTCGGGCAAGCTCGAGAGCGGGTCCTACGTCCAGAATACGGTGAAGGACAAGCGCGAGCGCATCGGCCGCATGCTGCAGATGCACGCCAACAACCGTGAAGAGGTCAAGGAAGCCTGGGCCGGCGACATCATCGCGCTGGTCGGCCTCAAGGACACCACCACCGGCGACACCCTCTGCGTCACCTCGGACCCGGTGATCCTCGAGCGCATGGAGTTCCCGGACCCGGTGATCGAGGTCGCGGTCGAGCCGAAGACCAAGGCCGACATGGAGAAGATGGGTCTCGCGCTCGCGCGTCTCGCGGCCGAGGATCCGTCGTTCCGCGTCACCACCGACCAGGAATCCGGCCAGACCGTGATCAAGGGCATGGGCGAGCTCCATCTCGAAATCATCGTCGACCGCATGCGTCGCGAGTTCAAGGTCGAGGCCAACGTGGGCGCGCCGCAGGTGGCGTACCGCGAGACCATCTCCAAGACCTACGAGATCGACTACACCCACAAGAAGCAGTCGGGCGGTTCCGGTCAGTACGCGCGCGTCAAGATCGTCTTCGCTCCGGGCGAGCCGGGCTCCGGCTTCGTGTTCGAGAGCAAGGTCGTCGGCGGCTCGGTGCCGAAGGAATACGTGCCGGGCGTCGAGAAGGGCCTCACGAACTCGCTCGACAACGGCGTGATCGCGGGCTTCCCGGTGACCGACTTCTCCGCGACCCTGGTCGACGGCGCCTACCACGACGTCGACTCCTCGGTGCTCGCCTTCGAAATCGCGGCCCGCGCCGCGTTCCGCGAGGGCATCGCCAAGGCGGGTCCGAAGCTGCTCGAGCCGATCATGAACGTCGAGGTCGTCACCCCCGAGGAATACATGGGCGACATCATCGGCGATCTGAACAGCCGTCGTGGTCAGGTCAACGGCATGGACAGCCGCGGCATCGCCCGCGTGGTGACCGCGCACGTGCCGCTCGCCAACATGTTCGGCTACGTCAACACCCTGCGCTCGATGTCGCAGGGGCGCGCCCAGTACACGATGATCTTCGATCATTACCAGGACGTGCCGAGCAACGTGGCCGACGAAATCCGTGAAAAGATGGCCGGTTAA
- the tufB gene encoding protein chain elongation factor EF-Tu, possible GTP-binding factor (duplicate of tufA) (Evidence 2a : Function of homologous gene experimentally demonstrated in an other organism; Product type f : factor) encodes MSKEKFERNKPHCNIGTIGHVDHGKTTLTAAITKVLAETGGATFSAYDMIDKAPEERARGITINTAHVEYTTENRHYAHVDCPGHADYVKNMITGAAQMDGAILVCSAADGPMPQTREHILLARQVGVPAIVVYMNKVDQVDDPELLELVEMEIRELLSSYDFPGDDIPIVKGSALAALEGRDDAIGRESILELMRAVDSYIPQPDRPKDKPFLMPIEDVFSISGRGTVVTGRIERGVLKVGDEVAIVGLRDTTKTTCTGVEMFRKLLDQGEAGDNIGALLRGTKREDVERGQVLAAPGSITPHTKFKAEAYILTKEEGGRHTPFFSNYRPQFYFRTTDVTGSVVLPEGVEMVMPGDNISMEVDLIAPIAMDEGLRFAIREGGRTVGAGVVASIIE; translated from the coding sequence ATGTCCAAGGAAAAGTTCGAGCGGAATAAGCCGCACTGCAACATCGGCACGATCGGCCACGTGGACCACGGGAAGACGACGCTGACGGCGGCGATCACGAAGGTTCTGGCGGAGACGGGCGGTGCGACGTTCAGCGCGTACGATATGATCGACAAGGCTCCCGAGGAGCGCGCGCGCGGCATCACGATCAACACGGCGCACGTGGAGTACACGACGGAGAACCGTCACTACGCGCACGTGGACTGCCCCGGCCACGCGGACTACGTGAAGAACATGATCACGGGCGCGGCGCAGATGGACGGCGCGATCCTGGTGTGCTCGGCGGCGGACGGCCCGATGCCGCAGACGCGGGAGCACATTCTTCTGGCGCGTCAGGTGGGCGTTCCGGCGATCGTGGTGTACATGAACAAGGTTGACCAGGTCGACGATCCGGAGCTTCTGGAGCTGGTGGAGATGGAGATCCGCGAGCTTCTGTCGAGCTACGACTTCCCGGGCGACGACATTCCGATCGTGAAGGGGTCGGCGCTTGCGGCGCTGGAAGGCCGTGACGACGCGATCGGTCGCGAGTCGATCCTGGAGCTGATGCGCGCGGTGGACAGCTACATTCCGCAGCCGGATCGTCCGAAGGACAAGCCGTTCCTGATGCCGATCGAAGACGTGTTCTCGATCTCGGGTCGCGGCACGGTGGTGACCGGGCGTATCGAGCGCGGCGTTCTGAAGGTGGGCGACGAAGTCGCGATCGTGGGCCTGCGGGACACCACGAAGACCACCTGCACGGGCGTGGAGATGTTCCGCAAGCTTCTGGACCAGGGCGAGGCGGGCGACAACATCGGCGCGCTGCTGCGCGGCACGAAGCGCGAGGACGTGGAGCGCGGCCAGGTTCTGGCGGCCCCGGGCTCGATCACGCCGCACACCAAGTTCAAGGCCGAGGCGTACATCCTGACGAAGGAAGAAGGCGGTCGTCATACGCCGTTCTTCTCGAACTACCGTCCGCAGTTCTACTTCCGCACGACCGACGTGACGGGTTCGGTGGTTCTGCCGGAAGGTGTCGAGATGGTGATGCCGGGCGACAACATTTCGATGGAAGTCGACCTGATCGCGCCGATCGCGATGGACGAAGGCCTGCGCTTCGCGATCCGCGAAGGCGGCCGCACCGTCGGCGCCGGCGTGGTGGCCTCGATCATCGAGTAA
- the rpsJ gene encoding 30S ribosomal protein S10 (Evidence 2a : Function of homologous gene experimentally demonstrated in an other organism; Product type s : structure), with protein MMEGQNIRIRLKAFDHRVLDQSTREIVNTAKRTGAQVRGPIPLPTRVEKFTVNRSPHIDKKSREQFEIRTHKRLLDIVDPTPQTVDALMKLDLAAGVDVEIKL; from the coding sequence ATGATGGAAGGTCAGAACATCCGCATTCGCTTGAAGGCGTTCGATCACCGCGTGCTGGACCAGTCCACGCGCGAGATCGTCAATACCGCCAAGCGCACGGGTGCCCAGGTGCGGGGTCCGATCCCGCTGCCGACGCGGGTCGAAAAGTTCACCGTGAACCGCTCCCCGCACATCGACAAGAAGTCGCGCGAACAGTTCGAGATTCGGACTCACAAGCGCTTGTTGGATATCGTTGACCCGACTCCGCAGACCGTGGACGCGCTGATGAAGCTCGACCTCGCGGCCGGCGTCGATGTCGAGATCAAGCTGTAA
- the rplC gene encoding 50S ribosomal subunit protein L3 (Evidence 2a : Function of homologous gene experimentally demonstrated in an other organism; Product type s : structure) — translation MRSGLIAQKMGMTRVFTEDGRHVPVTVLKVDGCQVVATRKVDTHGYTAVQLGVGSAKVKNVSKAMRGHFAAAKVEPKKKLAEFVVSEDCLLDVGCELSVEHFVPGQFVDVAGTSIGKGFAGGMKRHNFRGLEATHGVSVSHRSHGSTGQCQDPGKVFKGKKMAGHMGAERATQQNLQVVSTDADRGLILVRGAVPGSEGGWVLVSDAVKRKLPEGVPFPGAVKAAADAVATQDKE, via the coding sequence ATGCGATCCGGTCTTATTGCGCAGAAGATGGGCATGACCCGCGTGTTCACCGAGGACGGCCGGCACGTTCCGGTCACCGTGCTCAAGGTGGACGGCTGCCAGGTGGTGGCGACGCGCAAGGTCGATACCCATGGCTACACTGCGGTCCAGCTTGGCGTCGGGTCCGCGAAGGTGAAGAACGTGTCGAAGGCGATGCGGGGCCACTTCGCGGCGGCCAAGGTGGAGCCGAAGAAGAAGCTCGCCGAATTCGTCGTTTCCGAGGATTGTCTCCTCGACGTCGGGTGCGAGCTTTCGGTCGAGCACTTCGTCCCGGGCCAGTTCGTCGACGTCGCCGGCACCTCCATCGGTAAGGGCTTCGCCGGCGGTATGAAGCGTCACAACTTCCGCGGCCTCGAAGCCACCCACGGCGTCTCGGTCTCGCACCGTTCGCACGGTTCCACCGGCCAGTGCCAGGACCCGGGCAAGGTGTTCAAGGGCAAGAAGATGGCCGGCCATATGGGCGCCGAGCGCGCCACCCAGCAGAACCTTCAGGTGGTCTCCACCGACGCCGACCGGGGCCTGATCCTGGTTCGCGGCGCGGTGCCGGGCTCCGAGGGCGGCTGGGTGCTGGTCTCCGACGCGGTCAAGCGCAAGCTGCCCGAGGGCGTGCCGTTCCCCGGCGCGGTCAAGGCCGCCGCCGATGCCGTCGCCACTCAGGACAAGGAATAA
- the rplD gene encoding 50S ribosomal protein L4 has product MKQDVINFDAQSVGSIELAEGVFGMPVRADILHRMVNWQLAKRRAGTHKTKGISDVAGTTKKPYKQKGTGHARQGSLRSPQYRGGATIFGPVVRSHEHDLTKKFKKLGLKTALSAKVAEGKLVVLEDGKFDSAKTKDFALKLKALGWESALIIDGPEVDGNLALASRNVIGVDVLPQQGANVYDILRRDTLVLTKAAVEHLEARLK; this is encoded by the coding sequence ATGAAGCAGGACGTGATCAACTTCGACGCCCAGAGCGTCGGCTCCATCGAGCTCGCCGAAGGCGTGTTCGGGATGCCCGTGCGTGCGGACATTCTGCATCGCATGGTCAACTGGCAGCTCGCCAAGCGTCGCGCCGGCACCCACAAGACCAAGGGGATCAGCGACGTCGCCGGCACCACCAAGAAGCCCTACAAGCAGAAGGGCACGGGTCATGCCCGCCAGGGTTCGCTGCGCAGCCCGCAGTACCGCGGCGGCGCGACGATCTTCGGCCCGGTGGTGCGCTCGCACGAGCACGATCTGACCAAGAAGTTCAAGAAGCTCGGCCTCAAGACCGCGCTGTCGGCGAAGGTTGCCGAGGGCAAGCTGGTGGTTCTCGAGGACGGCAAGTTCGACTCGGCCAAGACCAAGGACTTCGCTCTGAAGCTCAAGGCGCTCGGCTGGGAATCGGCTCTGATCATCGACGGTCCGGAAGTGGACGGCAACCTCGCCCTCGCTTCCCGCAACGTGATCGGCGTCGACGTGCTGCCGCAGCAGGGCGCGAACGTCTACGACATCCTGCGGCGCGACACCCTGGTTCTCACCAAGGCCGCCGTGGAGCACCTGGAGGCCCGTCTGAAATGA
- the rplW gene encoding 50S ribosomal subunit protein L23 (Evidence 2a : Function of homologous gene experimentally demonstrated in an other organism; PubMedId : 10094780, 12809609, 3892488, 391594; Product type s : structure): MTKAIKISKERMYDIVRAPVITEKATLGSEHNQVTFRVPLDASKLEVAAAVEGIFGVKVAAVNTLRQKGKLKRFKGRPGQRSDVKKAYVTLAEGQTIDVSTGV; encoded by the coding sequence ATGACCAAGGCGATCAAGATTTCGAAGGAGCGGATGTACGACATCGTGCGCGCTCCGGTGATCACCGAAAAGGCGACGCTCGGCTCCGAGCACAACCAGGTGACCTTCCGCGTTCCGCTCGACGCCTCGAAGCTCGAGGTTGCGGCCGCGGTCGAGGGCATCTTCGGGGTCAAGGTGGCGGCGGTGAACACGCTGCGCCAGAAGGGCAAGCTGAAGCGCTTCAAGGGTCGGCCCGGCCAGCGCTCGGACGTGAAGAAGGCGTACGTGACCCTGGCCGAAGGCCAGACGATCGACGTCTCGACGGGGGTTTAA
- the rplB gene encoding 50S ribosomal subunit protein L2 (Evidence 2a : Function of homologous gene experimentally demonstrated in an other organism; PubMedId : 9531480; Product type s : structure): MALKTFNPMTPGTRALVLVDRSELYKGKPEKTLTEGLSSSGGRNNTGRTTVWWRGGGHKRKYRMVDFKRRKMDIPATVERLEYDPNRTAFIAFIRYEDGEVAYILAPQRLNVGDQVVASERADIKPGNAMPMKNMPVGTIVHNVEMKLGRGGQMARSAGCYAQLIGKDGGYAQLRLSSGELRLVRGECFATVGAVSNPDNQNINLGKAGRNRWLGRRPHVRGISMNPVDHPLGGRTNGGAHPVTPWGQPTKGKRTRTNKKTDRLIMRSRHLAKKK; the protein is encoded by the coding sequence ATGGCTTTGAAAACCTTCAACCCGATGACCCCGGGCACCCGCGCGCTGGTGCTGGTGGATCGCTCGGAGCTCTACAAGGGCAAGCCGGAAAAGACCCTCACCGAGGGTCTCTCCAGCTCGGGCGGCCGCAACAACACCGGCCGCACCACGGTGTGGTGGCGCGGCGGCGGTCACAAGCGCAAGTATCGCATGGTTGACTTCAAGCGGCGGAAGATGGATATTCCCGCGACCGTCGAGCGGCTGGAGTACGACCCCAACCGCACCGCCTTCATCGCGTTCATCCGCTATGAGGACGGCGAGGTCGCTTACATTCTCGCGCCCCAGCGCCTGAACGTCGGCGATCAGGTGGTGGCGTCCGAACGGGCCGATATCAAGCCCGGCAACGCGATGCCGATGAAGAACATGCCGGTCGGCACCATCGTCCACAACGTCGAGATGAAGCTCGGCCGCGGCGGGCAGATGGCGCGGTCGGCGGGCTGCTACGCGCAGTTGATCGGTAAGGACGGCGGCTACGCCCAGCTGCGTTTGAGCAGCGGCGAGCTGCGTCTGGTGCGCGGCGAGTGCTTCGCCACGGTGGGTGCGGTGTCCAACCCGGACAACCAGAACATCAACCTGGGCAAGGCCGGCCGTAATCGTTGGTTGGGTCGTCGTCCGCACGTTCGCGGCATCTCGATGAACCCGGTCGATCACCCGTTGGGCGGTCGGACCAACGGCGGCGCCCATCCGGTGACGCCGTGGGGCCAGCCGACCAAGGGCAAGCGGACCCGCACCAACAAGAAAACTGATCGGCTGATTATGCGCAGCCGTCACCTGGCGAAGAAGAAGTAA
- the rpsS gene encoding 30S ribosomal protein S19 (Evidence 2a : Function of homologous gene experimentally demonstrated in an other organism; Product type s : structure) → MARSVWKGPFVDGYLLKKAEASRASGRNEVIKTWSRRSTIMPQFVSLTFGVHNGQKFIPVLVTEEMVGHKFGEFAPTRTYYGHTADKKAKRK, encoded by the coding sequence GTGGCTCGTTCCGTATGGAAAGGTCCGTTTGTGGACGGATACCTCCTGAAGAAGGCTGAAGCCTCCCGCGCTTCCGGCCGCAATGAAGTGATCAAGACGTGGTCGCGCCGATCGACGATCATGCCCCAGTTCGTGAGCCTGACCTTCGGCGTTCACAACGGGCAGAAGTTCATCCCGGTGCTCGTCACCGAGGAGATGGTCGGCCACAAGTTCGGCGAGTTCGCGCCTACCCGTACCTACTACGGGCATACCGCGGACAAGAAGGCGAAGAGGAAGTAA
- the rplV gene encoding 50S ribosomal protein L22 has protein sequence MGKQQAKRALPDNAAKAYSHVIRTSPRKLNLVAASIRGKSAESALAELTFSKRRVAGEVKKCLQSAIANAENNHQLDVDSLVVSEAFVGKSITMKRFHARARGRAGRIEKIFSNLTIVVTEREETV, from the coding sequence ATGGGCAAGCAGCAGGCCAAGCGCGCTCTGCCGGATAACGCGGCGAAAGCTTACAGCCACGTCATCCGCACCAGCCCGCGCAAGCTCAACCTGGTCGCGGCGTCGATCCGGGGCAAGAGCGCCGAATCCGCGCTCGCGGAGCTCACGTTCTCCAAGCGCCGGGTCGCGGGCGAGGTCAAGAAGTGCCTCCAGTCCGCGATCGCCAACGCCGAGAACAACCACCAGCTCGACGTCGACTCGCTCGTCGTGTCCGAGGCGTTCGTGGGCAAGTCGATCACGATGAAGCGCTTCCACGCCCGCGCCCGCGGTCGTGCCGGCCGGATCGAGAAGATCTTCTCGAATCTGACCATTGTCGTCACCGAGCGCGAGGAGACCGTCTGA